A single Loxodonta africana isolate mLoxAfr1 chromosome 12, mLoxAfr1.hap2, whole genome shotgun sequence DNA region contains:
- the FLYWCH2 gene encoding FLYWCH family member 2: MPLQESRDQEGESMRAGQEPARESVMGVVSATPRIPKKFSKLILLTASKDSAKVPATKRKGVHCIMSLGLPGPTTLAKALLKIHPEAQRAIEAAPQEPEPKRSRLDTDAEGKGDGRLTWQLPPTPAMEGEESAPSQGGAGCALPGTLSPAYPRNHDNDAAGSGVPARLRNLDNGAASAFKLSG; this comes from the exons ATGCCCCTGCAAGAGTCCCGTGACCAGGAGGGCGAGAGTATGCGGGCAGGCCAGGAGCCCGCCCGAGAATCAGTCATGGGCGTCGTCTCCGCAACCCCCAGGATACCCAAGAAGTTTTCCAAGCTCATCCTGCTCACAGCCTCCAAAGACAGCGCCAAAGTGCCTGCGACCAAGCGCAAGGGGGTGCACTGCATCATGTCCCTCGGGTTGCCCGGCCCTACCACCCTCGCCAAGGCCCTCCTGAAGATCCACCCCGAGGCCCAGCGGGCGATCGAGGCGGCACCCCAGGAGCCTGAGCCAAAGCGCAGCAGGCTGGACACAG ATGCTGAAGGGAAAGGTGATGGAAGATTAACGTGGCAGTTACCTCCCACCCCCGCGATGGAAGGGGAGGAGTCCGCGCCCTCTCAGGGTGGGGCAGGGTGTGCGCTGCCAGGCACACTGAGCCCAGCGTATCCTCGTAACCATGACAACGATGCCGCCGGCTCCGGAGTCCCAGCGCGTCTTCGTAACCTTGACAACGGCGCGGCGTCGGCATTTAAGCTCAGTGGGTGA